In Anaeromyxobacter diazotrophicus, a genomic segment contains:
- the larC gene encoding nickel pincer cofactor biosynthesis protein LarC: MAELLYVEPVGGAAGDMFLAAALDLGVPRAALEAALATLGVPGFRLEVTRAEASGIAGAHVEVVVEGPQPHHRALSDIQALVRASGLSPRAREAALGLFERIGRAEAKVHGVALEQVHFHEVGAVDSIVDVCGAAVVMDLLGWPRAVARAPELGQGFVKTAHGLLPVPPPAVLELLRGVPVQPGGPVGEAVTPTGAALLAGLCEVGVAPPPFTPARVGYGLGRKRWPDRPNVLRLTLGALTTAEGGRAGAHPPPPGDAIYQLELNLDDCPGQLVARALEAALAAGALDVWAAPCTMKKGRPGLVLGALAPAAAREAVARALLAETTSLGLRSWPVERIELARELVEVATRYGAVRVKVGRLGGELMGAHPEYEDCAARAREHGVAVKEVMADALAAWRAARGS; this comes from the coding sequence GTGGCGGAGCTGCTCTACGTGGAGCCGGTCGGCGGCGCCGCGGGGGACATGTTCCTCGCCGCCGCGCTCGACCTGGGCGTGCCGCGCGCGGCGCTCGAGGCGGCGCTCGCCACGCTCGGCGTGCCGGGCTTCCGGCTGGAGGTGACGCGCGCCGAGGCGAGCGGCATCGCCGGCGCGCACGTCGAGGTGGTGGTGGAGGGCCCGCAGCCGCACCACCGCGCGCTCTCGGACATCCAGGCGCTGGTGCGCGCGAGCGGGCTCTCGCCGCGGGCGCGCGAGGCGGCGCTCGGGCTCTTCGAGCGGATCGGGCGCGCCGAGGCGAAGGTGCACGGCGTCGCGCTCGAGCAGGTCCACTTCCACGAGGTGGGCGCGGTCGACTCGATCGTGGACGTGTGCGGCGCGGCGGTGGTGATGGACCTGCTCGGCTGGCCGCGCGCGGTGGCGCGCGCCCCGGAGCTGGGGCAGGGGTTCGTGAAGACCGCGCACGGGCTCTTGCCGGTGCCGCCGCCCGCGGTGCTGGAGCTCCTGCGCGGCGTGCCCGTCCAGCCCGGCGGCCCGGTGGGCGAGGCGGTCACCCCCACCGGCGCCGCCCTCCTCGCCGGCCTGTGCGAGGTGGGCGTCGCCCCGCCGCCCTTCACCCCCGCCCGCGTCGGCTACGGGCTCGGGCGGAAGCGCTGGCCGGATCGGCCGAACGTGCTCAGGTTGACGCTGGGCGCGTTGACCACGGCCGAGGGCGGTAGGGCGGGGGCTCATCCCCCGCCGCCCGGCGACGCGATCTACCAGCTCGAGCTCAACCTCGACGACTGCCCCGGCCAGCTCGTGGCGCGCGCCCTGGAGGCGGCGCTCGCCGCCGGCGCGCTCGACGTCTGGGCGGCGCCCTGCACCATGAAGAAGGGCCGGCCCGGTCTGGTCCTGGGCGCGCTCGCCCCCGCCGCCGCGCGCGAGGCGGTGGCGCGGGCGCTCCTCGCCGAGACCACCAGCCTCGGGCTGCGCTCCTGGCCGGTGGAGCGGATCGAGCTCGCGCGGGAGCTCGTCGAGGTGGCGACCCGCTACGGCGCGGTGCGGGTCAAGGTGGGCCGGCTCGGGGGCGAGCTCATGGGCGCGCACCCGGAGTACGAGGACTGCGCCGCGCGCGCCCGCGAGCACGGGGTGGCGGTGAAGGAAGTGATGGCGGACGCGCTGGCCGCCTGGCGGGCGGCGCGCGGGAGCTAG